In Arthrobacter ramosus, one DNA window encodes the following:
- a CDS encoding ABC transporter substrate-binding protein, which yields MTTPAPVHTSKKEEAMKNLLPPTAMSRRGFLALTGAVTLTASVSACAVGGGNASASGGSTVKFWDMPWGDKNYSDAAQSLAQAYKPGDGMPGVSYQQVNWDGFNQTFSSAIASNTGPAVSTGGGFQAFQFAKQGAISYADNLIDSFKKDGTYDDFLPHTLDAMKTSDGYVGIPWNLDVQVFWYRKSILDQIGATPPQSWDDVLDVAKKASAKGYVGFGISGGSGNYGPMAVLSLMINNGGGLFNSNGDLDIVNDRNAEAVDFLTELVRQGVVDPGSVSMKDDDLTTLWTNKKVALGFQSPAFNNVVGDEKDVLVTDPLKSHRGEVGGLYYVNNIMMYKNTPSQAGSEAFTSYYIKNMKTLWQKGVMQGLPALKSITELPEFKANAQNTAVVEKWQPICKTTAAQSSALTAKLATIDGGQAMTDFCQTVLAGKTPSKTILTKLESDIKAAIS from the coding sequence ATGACCACTCCCGCCCCCGTCCACACCAGCAAGAAGGAAGAAGCCATGAAGAATCTACTCCCCCCCACCGCCATGTCTCGTCGCGGTTTCCTCGCCCTCACGGGGGCCGTTACCCTCACCGCTTCCGTCAGCGCCTGCGCCGTCGGCGGCGGAAACGCTTCGGCGAGCGGCGGTAGTACGGTCAAGTTCTGGGACATGCCGTGGGGCGACAAAAACTACAGCGATGCCGCCCAAAGCTTGGCGCAGGCGTACAAGCCCGGTGACGGCATGCCGGGCGTGTCGTACCAGCAGGTCAACTGGGACGGGTTCAACCAGACGTTCTCCTCCGCAATCGCCTCCAACACCGGACCGGCTGTCTCCACCGGTGGCGGCTTCCAGGCGTTTCAGTTCGCGAAGCAGGGTGCGATCTCCTACGCCGACAATCTCATCGATTCCTTCAAGAAGGACGGCACCTACGACGACTTTCTCCCGCACACACTGGATGCGATGAAGACCTCCGACGGTTACGTCGGCATCCCGTGGAACCTCGACGTACAAGTCTTCTGGTACCGCAAGTCGATCCTGGACCAGATCGGAGCAACGCCGCCGCAGTCCTGGGATGACGTATTGGACGTGGCAAAGAAGGCTTCTGCCAAGGGTTATGTCGGTTTCGGCATCAGCGGCGGCAGCGGCAACTACGGACCTATGGCCGTCCTGAGCCTGATGATCAACAATGGCGGTGGCCTCTTCAACTCCAATGGCGACCTCGACATCGTCAATGACCGCAACGCGGAGGCAGTTGATTTCCTCACCGAGCTAGTCAGGCAGGGTGTCGTCGACCCGGGCTCCGTGAGCATGAAGGATGACGATCTCACCACCCTCTGGACGAACAAGAAGGTAGCCCTCGGATTCCAAAGCCCGGCATTCAACAACGTCGTCGGCGACGAGAAGGACGTCCTCGTGACGGACCCGCTCAAGTCCCACCGCGGCGAGGTCGGGGGACTGTACTACGTGAACAACATCATGATGTACAAGAACACACCATCCCAGGCTGGGTCTGAAGCGTTCACCTCCTACTACATCAAGAACATGAAGACCCTTTGGCAGAAAGGCGTCATGCAGGGGCTGCCCGCCCTGAAGTCCATCACCGAGCTCCCGGAATTCAAAGCAAACGCACAGAACACGGCGGTCGTCGAGAAATGGCAGCCGATTTGCAAGACGACCGCCGCCCAATCGAGCGCCCTCACCGCCAAGCTCGCAACCATCGACGGTGGTCAGGCGATGACGGACTTCTGCCAGACCGTCCTCGCCGGAAAAACCCCGTCCAAGACCATTCTGACCAAGCTTGAGAGCGACATCAAGGCCGCCATCTCCTAG
- a CDS encoding sugar phosphate isomerase/epimerase family protein, translated as MGDIKLGLNLEFARYENGSFDWAMDRAAEIGYRYVEPMVHWGRELLSEAGYFHSRSMLDDPLKLKQAAESRGLQISSLSSHAPLAKPDIAVDYLKQSIRYAAECGAPMIMVDDGPLPTWTTEEENFTLMKYTLQEAALVAEPRGIAIAIETHGPYTATPAGLDRLMKLIDSPVLTINLDTGNSYLSENDPHAWLEDIVSNVTHMHAKDISVEDARKYRGKVRGMLGCACGEGVIDWERIVRTLADADHDVVLSVECGSLDAAVKSYSYLSELISRVHT; from the coding sequence ATGGGTGACATCAAGCTCGGACTCAACCTCGAATTTGCACGATACGAAAACGGCTCATTTGACTGGGCGATGGACCGTGCCGCAGAAATTGGCTACCGCTATGTCGAACCGATGGTCCACTGGGGCCGGGAGTTGCTCAGCGAGGCCGGCTATTTCCACAGCCGCTCAATGCTGGACGACCCGCTCAAGCTCAAGCAAGCAGCCGAGAGCCGGGGCCTTCAGATTTCATCGCTCTCAAGTCATGCCCCGTTAGCCAAACCCGACATCGCCGTGGACTACCTCAAACAGTCCATCCGGTACGCGGCCGAATGCGGGGCGCCGATGATCATGGTCGACGACGGACCCTTGCCGACCTGGACCACGGAGGAGGAGAACTTCACGTTGATGAAGTACACCCTGCAGGAGGCAGCCCTCGTGGCTGAACCGCGCGGGATCGCGATTGCGATCGAAACCCATGGTCCCTACACCGCCACACCTGCCGGGTTGGACCGCCTCATGAAGCTGATCGACTCGCCGGTCCTGACGATCAATCTAGACACGGGGAACAGCTACCTGAGCGAAAATGATCCCCATGCGTGGCTGGAAGACATCGTCTCAAACGTCACGCACATGCACGCCAAAGACATCTCAGTCGAGGATGCAAGGAAATACCGCGGCAAAGTCCGCGGGATGCTCGGCTGCGCCTGCGGAGAAGGGGTCATCGACTGGGAACGGATCGTCCGGACCCTCGCGGACGCTGACCACGATGTCGTCCTCTCGGTCGAGTGCGGCTCGCTGGATGCCGCGGTAAAGAGCTATAGCTACCTCAGCGAGCTGATCTCAAGAGTGCACACCTAG
- a CDS encoding thiamine pyrophosphate-binding protein, translating into MTDQQLTGGQMIVDCLVREGVERVFAVPGHGNTALLDAFVDRADEIEVIPAMHEQGAAHMADGYYRASGKIAAVCTSIGPGATNTLTGLVTAFADSQPFILITGAVHTYMENRGVLQEIDRPHGNNFPRMAEPAVKRWWQPSRLEQIPMVMDQAFNSMYEGRRGPVLVDVPQDLQAEYGYYKRVPGSRRAQTRATGDATAIASAVEVLRTAKRPVILAGGGVIAAEASEELLAIAERLGAPVTHSFMGKGSFPADHDLYAWPCGDMGSIPGNGVTRTADVILAVGCRFSDRITSSYKEGVTFNIPSITKLVQIDIDGFEIGRNYPVEVGIVGDAKTSLAAIRDALGDGPDYHGTEYFAELQELKAKWEEHLRPMRETDYLPMTNSRAMVEIRKALPREGILVTDSSNPANQAFNEFPVYGPKTNIVAGGMSGIGFGLPAAIGAQIAVPGTPVLAMVGDGSFLQTGTELSTAVMLGTPLVVVVLNNGGWEAIKDLQISLFGAERRLVTNWSTPDGKPYFANIAEFARSLGCTAERIEDPAKLAQAIERAFATEGPVVIEAMSATELPWTEMHPTGWWDITVPAYHGDTRDEYVAQRGF; encoded by the coding sequence ATGACTGATCAGCAGCTGACCGGTGGACAGATGATTGTCGACTGCCTCGTCCGCGAAGGCGTCGAGCGCGTCTTCGCGGTCCCCGGACACGGCAACACAGCACTCCTGGACGCCTTCGTTGACCGCGCCGACGAGATCGAAGTGATCCCCGCCATGCACGAACAGGGCGCCGCGCACATGGCAGACGGCTACTACCGGGCATCAGGCAAGATCGCCGCAGTCTGTACGTCGATCGGCCCGGGCGCAACCAACACGTTGACAGGACTTGTCACCGCCTTCGCGGACTCGCAGCCCTTCATCCTGATCACCGGCGCCGTCCACACCTACATGGAAAACCGCGGAGTCCTTCAGGAAATCGACAGGCCGCACGGCAACAACTTCCCGCGCATGGCCGAACCGGCAGTCAAGCGCTGGTGGCAGCCCAGCCGCCTCGAACAGATCCCGATGGTCATGGACCAGGCATTCAACTCGATGTACGAAGGACGCCGGGGCCCGGTGCTTGTGGATGTGCCGCAGGACCTGCAGGCCGAATACGGCTACTATAAGCGTGTCCCAGGCTCCCGCCGGGCCCAGACCCGCGCAACGGGTGACGCCACGGCAATCGCCTCGGCCGTCGAAGTGCTCAGGACTGCCAAGCGGCCCGTCATCCTCGCCGGCGGCGGTGTCATTGCTGCCGAGGCCAGTGAGGAACTCCTTGCCATCGCCGAACGACTCGGCGCTCCGGTCACCCACTCATTCATGGGCAAGGGCTCCTTCCCAGCAGATCACGACCTGTACGCCTGGCCATGTGGCGACATGGGCTCGATCCCCGGAAACGGTGTCACCCGCACGGCCGATGTAATTCTCGCCGTCGGTTGCCGTTTCAGCGACCGCATCACGTCCTCCTACAAGGAAGGCGTTACCTTCAACATTCCGTCCATCACCAAGCTCGTCCAGATCGACATCGACGGATTCGAAATCGGCCGCAACTACCCGGTTGAGGTCGGAATCGTCGGCGACGCCAAGACCTCCCTGGCCGCCATCCGGGATGCTCTGGGCGACGGACCTGACTACCACGGCACCGAGTACTTCGCCGAGCTCCAGGAGCTCAAGGCCAAGTGGGAAGAGCACCTGCGGCCGATGCGTGAAACCGACTATCTCCCCATGACGAATTCACGGGCGATGGTCGAAATCCGCAAGGCACTGCCCCGCGAAGGCATTCTGGTTACCGATTCAAGCAATCCCGCAAACCAGGCGTTCAACGAGTTCCCCGTCTACGGGCCCAAGACAAACATCGTGGCCGGCGGTATGTCAGGAATCGGCTTCGGCCTCCCCGCTGCCATCGGCGCGCAAATCGCAGTTCCAGGGACGCCGGTCCTAGCGATGGTCGGAGACGGCAGCTTCCTCCAGACAGGGACAGAGCTGTCAACGGCAGTCATGCTCGGCACGCCGCTGGTCGTCGTCGTTCTGAACAACGGCGGCTGGGAAGCCATCAAGGATCTCCAGATCAGCTTGTTCGGGGCTGAGCGCCGACTGGTCACGAATTGGAGCACTCCTGACGGGAAACCCTACTTCGCCAACATTGCCGAGTTCGCACGCTCCCTGGGCTGCACCGCCGAGCGGATCGAAGACCCCGCGAAGCTGGCGCAGGCGATCGAACGTGCCTTCGCCACCGAGGGGCCTGTCGTCATTGAGGCCATGAGCGCTACTGAGCTGCCGTGGACCGAGATGCACCCCACTGGCTGGTGGGACATCACAGTTCCGGCGTACCACGGTGACACCCGTGATGAATACGTCGCTCAGCGCGGGTTCTAA
- a CDS encoding GMC family oxidoreductase, translating to MTVETSLQIDGPAKSSYDVVIVGSGMGGGTLAYALKDAGVSVLLIERGGFVPQEKQNWDPDAVFEHGRYKNAEKWYSDTGEAFSPGTYYYVGGNTKFYGSSLVRFRREDFVATEHEDGTSPAWPFTYDDIAPYYSRAERVYKVHGDQHDDPTLPREEPFPYPAIGHEPEVQAVADGLAKQGLTPSSIPLGIDWRQGGACIRCRTCDGFPCRVLAKMDADVACVRPALQTGNVELLTKAYAEKVLTDESGQTATGVQLVHNGKTIVVGAGKVVVSCGAVNSAALLLRSATDKHSNGLANSSGMVGRNYMVHNNSIMIALHPKRNKVEFQKTLYFNDYYLKGNADFPYPLGHVQLIGKLQGAMLVGQKPLIPKWALEIAAGHSMDWWLFTEDLPDPENRVTLRNDEAIRISWKPNNVRAHQHLVKEMKRILHKMGYPLIFSETTGIAVNSHQAGTIRAGDDPRSSVLDPSCRTHDVKNLFVVDSSFFPSLPVMNPALTIAANAFRVAEHIVPGASQRQSETRAPEFLPLTPVFTGSKNK from the coding sequence ATGACTGTTGAGACTTCTTTGCAGATCGATGGTCCTGCAAAGTCCAGCTACGACGTCGTAATCGTCGGAAGCGGCATGGGCGGCGGTACGCTGGCCTACGCATTGAAGGACGCAGGCGTCAGCGTATTGCTCATCGAGCGCGGTGGGTTCGTTCCCCAGGAGAAACAGAACTGGGACCCGGATGCCGTGTTTGAGCACGGCCGATACAAAAATGCTGAAAAATGGTACTCCGACACGGGAGAAGCCTTCAGCCCTGGTACTTATTACTACGTCGGTGGCAACACCAAGTTCTACGGGTCATCCTTGGTGAGGTTTCGACGCGAAGATTTTGTCGCGACCGAACACGAGGACGGTACTTCACCAGCCTGGCCGTTCACGTATGACGACATAGCCCCCTATTACTCGCGGGCCGAGAGGGTGTACAAGGTCCATGGGGACCAACACGATGATCCCACGTTGCCCCGCGAAGAGCCCTTTCCTTATCCTGCGATCGGTCATGAACCTGAGGTGCAGGCAGTTGCGGATGGGCTGGCCAAACAGGGACTGACTCCGTCCAGCATTCCCTTGGGAATCGACTGGCGCCAGGGCGGGGCCTGTATCCGCTGCCGCACTTGCGACGGTTTTCCATGCCGTGTCCTGGCCAAAATGGATGCCGACGTCGCGTGTGTACGACCGGCTCTTCAAACGGGCAACGTGGAACTGCTGACCAAGGCGTATGCCGAGAAGGTGCTCACCGACGAATCAGGCCAGACTGCCACGGGCGTACAGCTCGTCCACAACGGGAAGACCATCGTCGTCGGGGCCGGAAAGGTCGTCGTTTCTTGCGGCGCCGTCAACTCTGCGGCGCTATTGCTCCGGTCCGCCACGGACAAACACTCCAACGGCCTCGCCAACTCCTCGGGAATGGTTGGCAGGAACTACATGGTGCACAACAACAGCATCATGATCGCCTTGCACCCCAAGAGGAACAAAGTTGAGTTCCAAAAGACGCTCTACTTCAATGACTATTACCTCAAGGGCAACGCGGATTTTCCGTACCCGCTCGGTCACGTCCAGTTGATCGGCAAGCTCCAAGGCGCCATGCTGGTCGGGCAGAAGCCGCTCATCCCCAAATGGGCCCTGGAAATTGCTGCCGGCCACAGCATGGATTGGTGGCTCTTCACGGAAGATCTTCCCGATCCGGAAAACAGGGTGACCCTAAGGAACGACGAAGCTATCCGGATCAGTTGGAAACCCAACAATGTTCGGGCACACCAGCACCTCGTCAAGGAGATGAAACGCATTCTCCACAAGATGGGCTATCCACTGATCTTCAGTGAAACCACTGGTATTGCTGTCAACTCCCACCAGGCCGGAACGATCCGGGCCGGAGACGACCCTCGGTCGTCCGTCCTCGACCCGAGCTGCCGGACCCATGATGTCAAGAACCTCTTCGTCGTCGACTCGTCCTTCTTCCCCTCACTTCCAGTGATGAACCCGGCGCTGACCATTGCCGCAAATGCCTTCCGTGTCGCGGAACATATCGTGCCCGGCGCATCCCAGCGCCAATCCGAGACGCGCGCCCCCGAATTCCTACCGCTAACCCCCGTATTTACAGGAAGTAAGAACAAATGA
- a CDS encoding TetR/AcrR family transcriptional regulator, giving the protein MDAQDPPGRFPPDVEWSARSDVPRHQDSGRKELLSPSPAPDVASSFRIRRFDPDRRNRIIDAVLAVIAENGVAGTSFRRIATQADVPLGSMTYHFSGMQELLETGFERFVSQSLARLEDRLEPARDHRDAGKIILAIIHEDATADPPRHLALSRELQALVIRDPALRNIANEWVEGSARILKRYFDPITAVILEILMDGLTLRRGVAPMKGEPLAADPVASVIDGSWRPSHEVRRKR; this is encoded by the coding sequence ATGGATGCACAGGATCCGCCGGGCCGTTTTCCCCCTGATGTGGAGTGGTCCGCCCGTTCGGATGTCCCCCGGCACCAAGATTCAGGGCGAAAGGAACTGCTGTCACCAAGTCCGGCCCCGGACGTCGCCAGCAGCTTCCGAATCCGACGTTTTGATCCGGATCGTCGGAATCGGATTATCGACGCAGTGCTCGCGGTCATTGCTGAGAACGGTGTGGCCGGCACTAGTTTCCGGAGGATCGCAACCCAGGCTGACGTTCCCCTAGGGTCAATGACGTACCACTTCAGCGGAATGCAGGAGCTCTTGGAGACAGGGTTCGAGCGTTTTGTGAGCCAGTCCCTCGCCCGGCTCGAGGATCGGCTTGAACCAGCACGAGATCATCGTGACGCAGGCAAGATCATCTTGGCGATAATTCACGAAGATGCCACCGCTGATCCCCCTCGACACTTGGCGCTGTCTCGCGAACTTCAGGCCCTGGTCATTCGTGACCCTGCCCTGCGCAACATCGCGAATGAGTGGGTAGAGGGTAGTGCCAGAATCCTGAAACGGTACTTCGACCCAATTACGGCAGTGATTCTGGAGATTCTCATGGACGGCCTGACTCTTCGTAGGGGCGTTGCCCCTATGAAGGGAGAGCCGCTTGCGGCCGACCCGGTGGCAAGCGTTATCGATGGATCTTGGAGACCGTCTCATGAAGTTCGTCGGAAAAGGTGA
- a CDS encoding TetR/AcrR family transcriptional regulator translates to MAKRRVDPDRRDRIIEATLDLIAAEGVAGTSHRKVAALADVPLGSMTYHFAGMDELLHEAFTRFATRISDRFERRMNEASTIEAAKEAVVEMIMEDTYGDRDALVLTLELYTLAARQAKFRHLTHDWMMRSRRAFERHFEPDVARQLDALVEGLSIHRAFEPRDDDRELVSNAVDKLLTEAPSETVAPSPVDVSITFSDELHETVSKIHR, encoded by the coding sequence ATGGCGAAACGGCGGGTTGATCCGGATCGGCGCGACCGAATCATTGAAGCGACATTGGATCTGATTGCGGCCGAGGGCGTGGCCGGCACTTCACATCGGAAAGTGGCCGCCCTTGCAGATGTGCCTTTGGGGTCCATGACCTATCACTTCGCAGGAATGGACGAACTTCTGCACGAAGCCTTCACGCGTTTTGCCACCCGCATTAGCGACCGGTTCGAGCGGCGTATGAACGAGGCCTCGACCATTGAAGCGGCCAAAGAAGCTGTCGTCGAGATGATCATGGAAGATACCTATGGCGATCGGGACGCTCTCGTTCTGACGTTGGAGCTCTACACGCTGGCGGCCCGTCAAGCGAAGTTCCGGCACCTCACTCACGATTGGATGATGCGCAGCCGCCGTGCCTTTGAAAGGCACTTCGAGCCGGATGTGGCTCGACAACTGGACGCGCTCGTCGAAGGACTTTCAATTCATCGCGCCTTTGAACCGCGCGACGATGACCGGGAGTTGGTTTCGAACGCCGTCGACAAGCTCTTAACGGAAGCGCCGTCGGAGACGGTAGCACCCTCGCCGGTTGACGTCTCGATCACCTTTTCCGACGAACTTCATGAGACGGTCTCCAAGATCCATCGATAA
- a CDS encoding sugar O-acetyltransferase, translated as MAAEYFRDDPRSNHERMLAGDLYISDDPQILARQQRAIRLAGAYASAYVEDIDAARPFIHELIGCLAESAHIRPPIFVDYGSNISIGEGTFINYNLTALDVATISIGSHCQIGPNVQLLTPTHPVAAQPRRDKLESAKPIVIGDNVWLGGGVIVLPGVTIGENTVVGAGAVVSRDLPSNVVAMGIPAKIIRSIES; from the coding sequence ATGGCGGCCGAGTATTTCCGAGACGACCCCCGGAGCAACCACGAACGGATGCTCGCGGGAGATCTCTACATCTCCGATGATCCGCAGATCCTCGCACGACAGCAACGCGCTATTCGCCTGGCCGGGGCATATGCTTCTGCCTACGTTGAGGACATAGATGCGGCTCGGCCGTTCATACATGAGCTCATCGGATGCCTGGCCGAAAGTGCCCATATCAGGCCACCGATATTCGTCGACTACGGATCCAACATCAGCATCGGTGAAGGTACGTTTATCAACTACAACCTCACTGCTCTTGACGTGGCCACGATTTCAATTGGAAGCCATTGCCAAATTGGCCCGAACGTCCAACTGCTGACGCCGACCCATCCCGTGGCGGCTCAACCCCGAAGAGACAAGTTGGAATCGGCCAAGCCGATTGTCATCGGAGACAACGTGTGGTTGGGCGGGGGAGTCATCGTGCTCCCCGGCGTAACGATTGGCGAAAACACCGTCGTCGGTGCCGGGGCAGTCGTCAGTCGCGACCTGCCTTCCAACGTCGTGGCCATGGGGATACCGGCTAAAATCATCAGGTCCATTGAAAGCTGA
- a CDS encoding sugar phosphate isomerase/epimerase family protein encodes MKYSVQLYNVRTAVKDDLPGTIRRLAEIGYHQIEPYDFVARADEFARAFADNGVSAPTGHAPLLGQDQDEIFAAAKELGISTVIDPYLPAEHWQNAEDIQATAAKLNAAAKKGAEYGIRVGYHNHQWEVESIIEGQTALEYFEGLLDPELVLEVDTYWAAVGGQDPVELLKRLGTRVVAVHIKDGPVNMDLLAQVPAGQGQTDIWGAISAVPGLEVGVVEFDDYAGDIFEAMEASLRYLEAGAEA; translated from the coding sequence ATGAAATATTCTGTCCAGCTCTACAACGTACGCACCGCTGTCAAAGACGATCTCCCCGGCACGATCCGGCGCCTTGCAGAGATCGGCTATCACCAGATCGAGCCCTATGACTTTGTTGCCCGCGCTGATGAGTTCGCCCGTGCCTTTGCCGACAACGGCGTTTCTGCTCCGACGGGGCATGCACCGCTGCTGGGCCAGGACCAGGATGAGATCTTCGCCGCTGCGAAGGAACTGGGCATCAGCACGGTCATTGATCCGTACTTGCCTGCCGAGCACTGGCAGAACGCCGAGGACATCCAGGCCACCGCGGCCAAGCTCAACGCCGCAGCGAAGAAAGGCGCCGAATACGGCATCCGCGTCGGTTACCACAACCATCAATGGGAGGTGGAGTCCATCATCGAGGGCCAGACCGCCCTGGAGTACTTCGAGGGACTGCTGGATCCGGAACTGGTCCTGGAAGTCGACACCTACTGGGCCGCCGTTGGAGGCCAGGATCCCGTGGAGCTCCTGAAACGGCTGGGCACCAGGGTTGTGGCCGTTCACATCAAAGACGGTCCCGTGAATATGGACCTCCTTGCCCAAGTGCCCGCTGGGCAGGGGCAAACGGACATCTGGGGAGCTATCAGTGCAGTCCCTGGTTTGGAGGTGGGCGTCGTGGAGTTCGATGACTACGCCGGAGACATCTTCGAAGCGATGGAGGCCTCATTGCGGTACCTGGAAGCCGGCGCCGAAGCATGA
- a CDS encoding DeoR/GlpR family DNA-binding transcription regulator, protein MAETKQLLAAAVAKLVRSGEAVALDSGTTCVEIARVLVGTRLNVMPFSVQAIGALFGKSNINLITPGGSVRHDEGSITGPLAEASLRSVRFDTAIISPCGASPEDGVTAHDLQDAAVKRAIIDASRRTILVADSSKFSRSAMAAVCPLESIDILVTDAAVPAQVVERLSAGGVEVVVV, encoded by the coding sequence ATGGCGGAAACCAAACAACTTCTGGCGGCCGCAGTTGCCAAACTGGTCCGAAGCGGTGAGGCTGTGGCCCTCGATAGCGGCACGACCTGCGTTGAGATAGCCCGTGTCCTCGTCGGCACCAGGCTCAATGTGATGCCGTTTTCAGTCCAGGCGATCGGCGCCCTGTTTGGAAAATCCAACATCAATCTCATTACGCCCGGCGGGTCGGTTCGCCATGATGAGGGATCGATTACAGGGCCGCTGGCGGAGGCATCACTCCGCTCGGTTCGGTTCGACACAGCCATCATTTCGCCGTGCGGGGCATCCCCGGAGGACGGTGTGACGGCGCACGATCTCCAGGATGCTGCCGTTAAGCGAGCCATCATTGATGCCTCCAGAAGGACCATTCTGGTTGCTGACAGCAGTAAGTTTTCCCGGTCGGCCATGGCGGCAGTTTGTCCGTTGGAGTCAATCGACATTTTAGTCACTGACGCGGCAGTGCCTGCGCAAGTGGTTGAACGACTGAGCGCCGGTGGGGTGGAAGTAGTTGTGGTTTGA
- a CDS encoding MFS transporter, with protein sequence MAASLSNTSPQLLRARLGVFGAFTIVGFLTAIWLVNIPDIQQRTGTSHAVLGGLILLLGLGALISMQFAGLLIRRFGSRTPTLMGLGLLLVSVNLPGMASDALSLGIALFIFGLGHGLTDVAMNQHAVVVERGYRRPIMSAFHAFFSLGGALGAVAGAAGQSIHLHVSWILLGAALLGLVGTAWSAFSMLPKASEELLDLDQNPATSGETASSDHPVAPKRGRMLALALLAFLVLLSEGAANDWSALQTVERLGEPEAAAALAYGAFAAAMTIGRLLADRMSHAIGPVKVVRFGSLIAAAGMLVVVASPFYPLSLFGWLLFGLGLSGIIPQVYTAAGSIGRSDAGKTLSRVVSSGYVGLLAGPAIIGWLGGMLGLTIAFLVPFLFCVVGIFLASTVTTDKESPAEPALAVSRDAQS encoded by the coding sequence ATGGCTGCATCTCTCAGCAACACTTCCCCCCAACTGCTGCGGGCACGATTGGGTGTCTTCGGAGCATTCACCATCGTCGGCTTCCTCACGGCGATTTGGTTGGTAAACATCCCCGACATCCAGCAACGAACAGGAACTTCCCACGCTGTTCTCGGCGGACTGATCCTTTTGCTTGGTCTCGGTGCGCTCATCTCCATGCAATTTGCAGGGCTGCTGATCAGGCGCTTCGGCAGCAGAACTCCGACGCTGATGGGCCTTGGCCTTCTCCTGGTTTCAGTGAACCTTCCCGGCATGGCTTCAGACGCCCTGAGCTTGGGCATCGCACTCTTCATTTTTGGACTCGGTCACGGCCTGACGGACGTGGCGATGAACCAGCACGCCGTGGTGGTCGAGCGTGGGTACCGACGGCCCATCATGTCCGCCTTCCACGCGTTCTTCTCACTCGGCGGTGCCCTGGGTGCTGTAGCCGGGGCTGCTGGCCAATCGATCCACCTTCACGTGTCATGGATTCTACTGGGCGCCGCCCTGCTGGGTCTGGTTGGTACAGCTTGGTCGGCGTTTTCGATGCTTCCGAAGGCCAGTGAAGAGTTGCTCGATTTGGACCAAAACCCCGCGACCTCGGGTGAGACGGCCTCTTCAGACCATCCAGTGGCGCCCAAGCGCGGCCGAATGCTTGCACTGGCACTACTCGCGTTTTTGGTGCTGCTCTCCGAAGGTGCAGCTAATGATTGGAGTGCACTACAGACCGTTGAGCGTTTGGGCGAACCGGAAGCGGCAGCTGCGTTGGCATACGGGGCCTTCGCTGCCGCGATGACCATTGGCCGACTCCTTGCTGACCGTATGTCACATGCGATCGGACCCGTCAAGGTCGTGAGATTCGGATCTCTTATTGCGGCAGCCGGAATGCTCGTAGTGGTGGCGTCTCCCTTTTATCCTCTGTCCCTCTTCGGTTGGCTGCTTTTCGGATTGGGACTCTCAGGGATCATTCCGCAGGTTTACACTGCAGCCGGGAGTATCGGCCGATCAGATGCCGGCAAGACACTCTCGCGCGTTGTAAGCTCCGGTTATGTCGGGCTTCTAGCGGGCCCCGCGATCATTGGATGGCTCGGCGGGATGCTCGGCCTGACGATTGCCTTCTTGGTGCCGTTCCTCTTCTGCGTCGTGGGTATTTTCCTGGCATCGACTGTGACTACGGACAAAGAAAGTCCGGCAGAGCCGGCCCTCGCTGTGAGTAGGGACGCTCAAAGCTAG
- a CDS encoding nuclear transport factor 2 family protein, with the protein MPVHTSVSPAEAADRLALRELFDAYAHCADRRDAEGQKNLFTPDAKFAVFMSGEGTAPTYVLEGREALTPVFADLNQYDVTTHFNGQSTVTLNGDTATGECYTIAHHHYSADGERKIMIAALRYLDTYAKVDGAWNFSERKLIVDWTETRTSTP; encoded by the coding sequence ATGCCCGTCCACACTTCCGTATCCCCCGCCGAAGCGGCTGACCGGCTGGCTCTTCGCGAACTCTTCGACGCCTACGCACACTGCGCCGATCGGCGCGATGCCGAGGGGCAGAAGAACCTCTTCACGCCCGATGCCAAATTTGCTGTCTTCATGAGCGGCGAAGGAACGGCACCCACCTATGTCCTGGAGGGGCGAGAGGCATTGACCCCTGTCTTTGCCGACCTGAACCAGTACGACGTCACCACTCATTTCAACGGCCAAAGCACTGTAACGCTCAACGGGGACACGGCCACTGGCGAGTGCTACACCATCGCCCACCACCACTACTCGGCGGACGGTGAACGGAAGATCATGATTGCCGCCCTGCGCTATCTGGACACCTACGCAAAGGTCGACGGCGCTTGGAACTTCTCCGAGCGGAAGCTAATCGTCGACTGGACGGAGACCCGCACTTCGACGCCGTGA